AATTGGAAATGATGACTGAAGAAGAATGTGAAAAATTTGGGATTGTTCCTGGATTTGCGGGATCTTATGAGAAAAAAGAAGGACTTACAGTTGTTATTGATGAAACTGTAAAATATGTGAGAAATTTTACATTGGGAGCAAATAAAAAGGATTATCATTTTATTAATGTTAATTTGGAAGATTTGCATTATGATGTAGTTGCTGATATTAGAACGGCTAGAGCGGGAGATATTTCGCCAGATGGAAAAGGTGTGTTAAAAATTGCTCGTGGAATGGAAGTTGGACACATTTTTAAATTGGGAGATAAATATTCAAAAGCGTTAGATGCAAAAGTTTTAGATGAAAATGGTAAACAGCAAGTAATCCAAATGGGATGTTACGGAATTGGTGTTTCAAGATTGATGTCGGCTGTAATTGAGCAAAAACACGATGACTTTGGAATTATTTGGCCAAAATCGATTGCACCGTATATTGCAGATGTGATTATTGCTAATGTAAAAGATGAAACACAAGTAAATGTTGCTGAAAGAATTTATGAGGCGTTGAAAAATGAAAATATAGATGTTGTTTTAGATGACAGAAATGAGAGAGCAGGATTTAAGTTTAAAGATGCTGACTTAATTGGATTCCCGCTTAAAATTGTAGCTGGAAAAGGTGCAGCTAATGGAATTGTGGAAGTTAAAGATAGAGCAACTGGAGAAAGCGTTGAAGTTAAGGTTGAGGAAGTTGTTAATTTTGTGAAAGAGTTTTTGGCTAAATAAATTTATCTGAAAATAAAAATTTTATTTTTGTAAATTATATTTTTTGTAAAATTTTTCCAAAAAACAAAAAAAATTCTATGAAAATATAAAGAAATGTAGTATAATTTAAGTAGCAATTATGTAATAAAAATAAAAATAAAATTAAAATAAATGGAAGAGAGGCTGACAAGATGGATAAAAGATCAAAAGTAACAGCGATGTTATCTGTGCTATTAGTTTCGGCACCAACTACTGCAAAAAAAATAACAACTTCAAATTTAAGAGACAATGCTATGAGAACGGATGCTGTCGAAGTTGACAATACAAATTCTGAAAATGTAGAAAATTATGTAACTGAAACAAAAAAATCTGAAGGAGATTTACTTGTATTAGATACAAATAAATTAAAATTTGATTATAACAGTGCAAATATAAAAGATGAATATAATCCAATACTGGAAAAAGTAAAAAAATATATTGAAGAAAAAAATTTAAAAGTTTCAATTATTGGATATACAGATTCAAAGGGGACAAAGAGTTACAACAAAGAATTATCACTTAGAAGAGCTGAAAGCGTTGAAGAAAGATTAATTGATTTGGGACTTTCTCCTGAAAGAATTATTGAAACAGTTGGAAAAGGAGACAGTAATCCTATCGCATCAAATGATGATGAAGATGGAAGAGCTAAAAATAGAAGAATTGAAATAAAAATCAATAAAAATCAAAGTTAAAAAAATAAAATAAAATAAACTATTCTTTATAAAATATGAATAGTTTATTTTATTTATTATTATTATTTTTAAATTTATTTATAATTTTTTAGAAATTTCTCTAATTTTTTCTTTTTTTATTTCAAGCCGTATTTCTAATTCATTCATCCATACAAGTGGATCTTTTGGATTGACAAGTCTTTTTATGTTATCTTTTTTCGTATTTTCATCCGTCCAAATAAGTTTTGTTATAGCTCCAGCTCCAATCCCAATAATCGTCTTATTTTCTTCAATCATTTCAATGTTGTAAATAGATTCACAGTTTTTAAGCGAGTATCCCAGATTTTCTCCCCACTGAAAACTGTTTTTCTGGCGGTACATATAATAAGGGAAAAGTCCTTTATTTTCAGTAATTTTAGAAATTTTTTCAAAAATAGTCTTGTAGTCCAAAGTGTCACGATGCTCATAATTCTCTTTATTAAGTTTACTTGCATTTTTTATCGCCAAATTATGAATTGTCAAATTTTTCACATCGTATTTTGCCACTTCGTCCAAAGTATACAAAATATCTTGAGTTGTTTCTTTTGGAAGTCCTAAAATTAAGTCCATATTGATTGAAAGTCCCATTTCTTTAGCTAATTTATAGACTTTGTCAAACTGTTTTCTGTCGTGATAACGATTCACGAGTTTTAGCGTCTTTTCATTAAATGACTGTGGATTTATGCTGATTTTATCCACGCCACCTTGCTTTAAAACCTGCAATTTTTTTTGATTTAATGTATCAATTCTTCCAGCTTCAAATGTAAATTCTTTTAGATGGCTTAAATCGTAATTTTTTTTTATTGTATCAAGTAATTTTTTAATTTCTTCAGCTGACAAAATTGAAGGAGTTCCGCCGCCGATGTAAATTGTATTTATTTTTAAATTAAGTTCTTGTGCAAGTTGTCCAATTTCTTTAGTTTCCTTGTAAATGTCTTCAATATATTCGTCATATCTAGCGGCATATTTTCCTTTTAAAAGATACGCCGGAAATGAGCAGTAAGTGCATTTTGTTGGACAAAAAGCAATTCCAATATAAATTCCGATTGTATCTTTATCGAGATATTTCTGCTGCTTTTTTACAATATTTATCAGCAAATTTCTTTTTTCGTCGCTGACTAAATAAATATCTCTCAAAATTTCTAAAATTTTTTCATAAGAAAGTCCCATTTTCAAAAATCTTCCGACAATTTTTGTAAGTCTTACGCCAATTAAAGTTCCCCATTTGAAATCTTTTTCTTTCTCAAAAATTTTAAAAATAGAAGTTTTTAGCATAACTTCTGCTTGGTCAAAATATTTGTCGCAAATTTTTTCATAGGAAAAAGTAATTTTTTTTAATATGTTTTTTTCTTCAATATTTTTTTCGACATTTTTAATTTTAAAATTTTCACAAATTTCAATTTTTATTTCAGAATTTTTATTATTTTTATAATTATTAAAATTTTTTTCTTTTATCAAAATAGCCACGACATCAATTTTTTCTAGATTTTCAAAAATTTCAAAATAAATATTTTTCTCGGAATTTGCTTTTAAAATATCGTATTCTTCTGGTAAAAGAACTCTCACAAATTCTTCCAATTTATTTTCGTTTACTTTAATATTTGAAACTATCATTTTTTATTTAATCACTCCTGTGAAAAATAAAAGTAAAATAATAATTCCCAAAATAATTCGATAATATCCAAACACTTTAAAATCGTGTTTTTTGATGTAATCCATAAATACTTTTATAACGGCGTAAGCAAAAATAAAGGATAAAACAAATCCAAGTCCAATTAAAAACCATTCTTCCATTGTAAGAACATTTCCAATTTTAACTATCTTTAGCAAAGTTGCTCCAAGCATTGTCGGAATTGCCAAGAAAAAAGAAAATTCTGTGGCAAGGACTCTGTTTAATCCAAGCAAAACTCCTCCAATTATTGTTGCAGCAGAACGAGAAGTTCCTGGAATCATCGCAAGGCATTGAAAAAGTCCAACTCCAAGTGCAAGTGGAATTGTCATTTCTTTGATTGATTTAATTTTTTCTTCTTTTTTCTTTCTTGTTTCAATCCAAATAAGTAAAATTCCATAAAATACAAGCATTATCGAAACAGTTAATGAATTAAAAAATTTCTCTTCAATAATATCATCAAATTTAAGTCCCAAAATCACGGCAGGAATTACAGCAATCACAATTTTTACCCACATTGCAATAATATCCATGCTCTCTTGCTTCGTATTACCTTTCGCAAATGGAAAAATTTTTTTCCAGTAGTAAACGACAACTGACAAAATTGCTCCTAACTGAATTATTATTTTAAAAGCGTCAACAAAAACTTTATTGTCAGATAATTTTAAAAATTGGTCAACAAGTATCATATGTCCAGTACTGCTGACAGGTACAAATTCTGTAAGTCCTTCAACAAGACTTAGTATAAAAACTTTTATAATACTAAAAATCATATATCATTTCCTTTCTAAAAAAATTTTTTATTATTACATAAAATTGTAACATTTTTTTGGCAGTTTTACAACTTTACTGAAAAAAATTAGGAAAATAAATTTGAAAATTTATGAAAAAAAGTGTTGACAAATTTCTTGAAAAGTGGTAGAATAAATTTGTAATACTTACAAAAGTATACAAAATATAAATTTTTAAGGAGTGATAAAAATGTCAAAAACAGTTGAAAAATTAAATCTTTATT
This genomic stretch from Leptotrichia sp. oral taxon 218 harbors:
- a CDS encoding OmpA family protein — protein: MDKRSKVTAMLSVLLVSAPTTAKKITTSNLRDNAMRTDAVEVDNTNSENVENYVTETKKSEGDLLVLDTNKLKFDYNSANIKDEYNPILEKVKKYIEEKNLKVSIIGYTDSKGTKSYNKELSLRRAESVEERLIDLGLSPERIIETVGKGDSNPIASNDDEDGRAKNRRIEIKINKNQS
- a CDS encoding coproporphyrinogen III oxidase; the encoded protein is MIVSNIKVNENKLEEFVRVLLPEEYDILKANSEKNIYFEIFENLEKIDVVAILIKEKNFNNYKNNKNSEIKIEICENFKIKNVEKNIEEKNILKKITFSYEKICDKYFDQAEVMLKTSIFKIFEKEKDFKWGTLIGVRLTKIVGRFLKMGLSYEKILEILRDIYLVSDEKRNLLINIVKKQQKYLDKDTIGIYIGIAFCPTKCTYCSFPAYLLKGKYAARYDEYIEDIYKETKEIGQLAQELNLKINTIYIGGGTPSILSAEEIKKLLDTIKKNYDLSHLKEFTFEAGRIDTLNQKKLQVLKQGGVDKISINPQSFNEKTLKLVNRYHDRKQFDKVYKLAKEMGLSINMDLILGLPKETTQDILYTLDEVAKYDVKNLTIHNLAIKNASKLNKENYEHRDTLDYKTIFEKISKITENKGLFPYYMYRQKNSFQWGENLGYSLKNCESIYNIEMIEENKTIIGIGAGAITKLIWTDENTKKDNIKRLVNPKDPLVWMNELEIRLEIKKEKIREISKKL
- a CDS encoding undecaprenyl-diphosphate phosphatase, with product MIFSIIKVFILSLVEGLTEFVPVSSTGHMILVDQFLKLSDNKVFVDAFKIIIQLGAILSVVVYYWKKIFPFAKGNTKQESMDIIAMWVKIVIAVIPAVILGLKFDDIIEEKFFNSLTVSIMLVFYGILLIWIETRKKKEEKIKSIKEMTIPLALGVGLFQCLAMIPGTSRSAATIIGGVLLGLNRVLATEFSFFLAIPTMLGATLLKIVKIGNVLTMEEWFLIGLGFVLSFIFAYAVIKVFMDYIKKHDFKVFGYYRIILGIIILLLFFTGVIK